Proteins from one Epinephelus moara isolate mb chromosome 1, YSFRI_EMoa_1.0, whole genome shotgun sequence genomic window:
- the cnep1r1 gene encoding nuclear envelope phosphatase-regulatory subunit 1 isoform X2: MWPVLQLRGKQRHSTANSSLLAPDSDMNSLEQAEDLKAFERRLTEYVSCLQPATGRWRMILIVVSVCTATGAWNWLIDPDTQKVSFFSSLWNHPFFTISCITLIALFFAGIHKRVVAPSIIAARCRTVLAEYNMSCDDTGKLILKPRPNIQ; this comes from the exons ATGTGGCCTGTCCTTCAGTTGAGGGGGAAGCAGCGGCACAGCACAGCCAACAGCAGCCTGCTGGCACCAGACTCAGATATGAACTCCCTGGAACAGGCCGAAG ACCTGAAGGCCTTTGAGAGAAGATTGACAGAGTATGTCTCCTGTTTACAACCTGCGACAGGCAGGTGGAGAA TGATTCTGATAGTGGTGTCTGTCTGTACGGCCACTGGGGCTTGGAACTGGTTAATAGACCCAGACACACAGAAG GTCTCTTTCTTTTCATCACTGTGGAATCATCCCTTCTTCACCATCAGCTGCATCACGCTTATAGCTCTCTTCTTTGCAGGGATACACAAACGAGTTGTGGCGCCATCAAT TATTGCTGCCCGCTGTCGGACAGTTTTAGCAGAATACAACATGTCCTGTGACGAT ACGGGGAAACTTATTCTCAAGCCTCGACCGAATATCCAGTAG
- the cnep1r1 gene encoding nuclear envelope phosphatase-regulatory subunit 1 isoform X1, which produces MWPVLQLRGKQRHSTANSSLLAPDSDMNSLEQAEDLKAFERRLTEYVSCLQPATGRWRMILIVVSVCTATGAWNWLIDPDTQKVCVSFFSSLWNHPFFTISCITLIALFFAGIHKRVVAPSIIAARCRTVLAEYNMSCDDTGKLILKPRPNIQ; this is translated from the exons ATGTGGCCTGTCCTTCAGTTGAGGGGGAAGCAGCGGCACAGCACAGCCAACAGCAGCCTGCTGGCACCAGACTCAGATATGAACTCCCTGGAACAGGCCGAAG ACCTGAAGGCCTTTGAGAGAAGATTGACAGAGTATGTCTCCTGTTTACAACCTGCGACAGGCAGGTGGAGAA TGATTCTGATAGTGGTGTCTGTCTGTACGGCCACTGGGGCTTGGAACTGGTTAATAGACCCAGACACACAGAAGGTATGT GTCTCTTTCTTTTCATCACTGTGGAATCATCCCTTCTTCACCATCAGCTGCATCACGCTTATAGCTCTCTTCTTTGCAGGGATACACAAACGAGTTGTGGCGCCATCAAT TATTGCTGCCCGCTGTCGGACAGTTTTAGCAGAATACAACATGTCCTGTGACGAT ACGGGGAAACTTATTCTCAAGCCTCGACCGAATATCCAGTAG